From Penicillium psychrofluorescens genome assembly, chromosome: 1, one genomic window encodes:
- a CDS encoding uncharacterized protein (ID:PFLUO_000945-T1.cds;~source:funannotate), whose translation MPSRNKTDQARHARTTSWSTGYQHLPQQSASTTTDDPGPSSHPPPPARRRRESNLSLLSVTEGPPSPGLDDPNMMRNTSMDLDGRNSLHARSRSQSQAQILALQESEMSASPSAPPPTSRAAAVTWMSLPRKGQLAVLGLCRVFDFLQIASLQAYMFYQLKSFDENLSDSDVATQAGILQGAFTAAQFATAIPWGRVADAEWGGRKFVLLVGLLGTAVSCLGVAFSTSFAQAVFWRSFGGAINGTVGIIRTSIAENVKEKKYHSRAFLILPIGFNIASLFGPVMGGMFSDPVKAYPRLFGPNSSFGGEHGVQWLEKYPFALPMLANFFFLTFCAGLVAYGFEETLAACKGKPGLGSILMRLFGRGMRTVVPSTSPLYTRLPFRDNEEDGPLLDRAESYELEEKAKPVRVQRVLPFRRIWTKNVLCTLIAQAFFDFQMGAFNNLWLLFLSTPRYDAADPASPAQKLPFIFTGGLGMPPQSVGFATAILGVIGMFLQFTIYPTINGRLGTAKSYQYFLSLFPLAYALAPYISLAPSTIPPPGQANGPWVWFWIIIVLFLQVTARTFTLPTSIILLNNCSPHPSVLGTIHGIGQSVSSAFRTIGPIFSGAWYGYGLDVGMVGFAWWVIALVSVFGCAAAIFVYEGSGHELTLPGEEEDYHD comes from the exons ATGCCGTCCAGGAATAAAACCGATCAAGCCCGCCACGCGCGTACGACTTCTTGGTCGACCGGTTATCAGCACCTTCCCCAGCAAAGCGCATCAACCACCACTGACGACCCGGGTCCCTCGTCtcaccctccgcctcccgcccgccgccgccgcgaatccaatctctccctcctcagTGTCACTGAGGGTCCGCCGTCTCCTGGTCTCGATGACCCCAACATGATGAGAAATACGTCGATGGATCTGGACGGTCGAAATAGTCTGCATGCGCGGAGTCGGTCGCAGAGCCAGGCGCAGATTCTGGCTCTGCAAGAGTCCGAGATGTCCGCTTCGCCCAGTGCTCCCCCGCCCACCTCCCGGGCTGCCGCGGTGACCTGGATGTCCCTGCCCCGGAAGGGCCAGCTGGCCGTGCTCGGCTTATGTCGAGTCTTTGATTTCTTACAGATCGCCTCGCTGCAGGCCTACATGTTCTACCAGCTTAAGTCCTTTGATGAGAACCTCTCCGACTCAGACGTCGCGACCCAGGCTGGTATCCTCCAGGGCGCTTTTACCGCCGCTCAGTTCGCGACCGCGATCCCCTGGGGCCGCGTCGCTGATGCCGAATGGGGGGGCCGGAAATTTGTACTGCTGGTCGGTCTGCTCGGCACGGCGGTCTCGTGTCTGGGGGTTGCTTTCTCGACGTCGTTCGCGCAGGCCGTGTTCTGGCGTTCGTTCGGTGGTGCCATTAACGGCACCGTCGGTATCATCCGGACGAGCATTGCAGAGAatgtgaaggagaagaagtacCATTCCCGTGCTTTCTTGATCCTGCCCATCGGTTTCAACATCGCTTCGCTGTTTGGTCCAG TGATGGGCGGTATGTTCTCCGACCCGGTAAAGGCCTACCCGCGTCTCTTCGGGCCGAACTCCTCGTTCGGAGGCGAGCATGGCGTGCAATGGCTAGAGAAGTACCCATTTGCCCTGCCCATGTtggccaacttcttcttcctgaCTTTCTGCGCCGGCTTGGTGGCGTACGGCTTCGAAGAGACCTTGGCGGCTTGCAAGGGCAAGCCTGGTCTCGGTTCGATCCTCATGAGGCTCTTCGGCCGCGGCATGAGAACTGTCGTGCCCTCTACTTCGCCCCTGTACACGAGACTCCCCTTCCGTGATAATGAGGAGGACGGCCCTCTGCTGGATCGCGCGGAAAGCtacgagctcgaggagaaggccaagccCGTGCGTGTCCAGCGCGTGCTGCCCTTCCGGAGGATCTGGACCAAGAACGTGCTGTGTACCCTGATCGCACAGGCCTTTTTCGATTTCCAGATGGG CGCCTTCAACAACCTCTGGCTGCTTTTCCTGTCCACTCCGCGTTACGACGCCGCCGACCCCGCCAGTCCGGCTCAGAAActccccttcatcttcaccggcgGCCTGGGCATGCCCCCTCAAAGTGTCGGCTTCGCCACTGCCATCCTCGGGGTCATCGGCATGTTCCTCCAGTTCACCATCTACCCAACCATCAACGGCCGTCTCGGCACAGCCAAGAGCTACCAGTACTTCCTGTCCTTGTTCCCGCTCGCCTACGCCCTGGCACCGTACATCTCCCTGGCCCCATCCACGATCCCGCCACCCGGCCAGGCCAACGGCCCGTGGGTCTGGTTCTGGATTATCATCGTGCTCTTCCTCCAGGTCACTGCCCGGACCTTCACCCTGCCCACCTCCATCATCCTGCTCAACAACTGCTCCCCGCACCCGTCCGTCCTCGGAACCATCCACGGCATTGGCCAGTCggtctcctcggccttccGAACCATTGggcccatcttctccggtgCCTGGTACGGCTACGGTCTGGATGTGGGCATGGTCGGCTTTGCCTGGTGGGTGATTGCCCTCGTATCCGTATTTGGCTGCGCGGCTGCCATTTTCGTATACGAAGGCTCGGGACATGAACTTACTCTTcccggcgaggaggaagattACCATGACTGA
- a CDS encoding uncharacterized protein (ID:PFLUO_000946-T1.cds;~source:funannotate): MVASVFSSAARPLGPAALVLVGVLLWLCAISGANAEDTSFYKSVRCGLTLVSLPSALRPDIYPPVFKIELSSPQKLSPGYYFITPYEAKNPGPYIFDNDGELVWSGWGNSGPGNAHGMHVCKYQGADHLCFFQGNQQKGYCRGHGVILDNQYRIVRSVQPGGGMASSDMHEFRPVGDGKTALMTVYQQRQFDMTPWNIKTGVGWMMESIFQEVDVQTSKVLFEWRALDHVDPSMSYTWPGHTDTSGTGLHVTEPWDYFHINSIDKNADGDYLVSSRHTCAIYKISGKDGSVIWRLHGGNPSFRNINFSFSQQHDARWLYENATHSVVSLYNNGWNGFNQTHTFSSGMIILIDHIENTATQIRDYGPPSNRMLSSSQGNLQIMPNRNVVIGWGNNPYVSEHTEDGELVMWAKFATTTVMNYRAHKFEWDANPSDSPALWTYSRSADPFSPTTFYVSWNGATRVKKWRFYGAANMTGPYTLLDEVAKRGFETEYTNTSFYTWTKAEAIDLNGEVLASSERKYTFVPSPELREFCQDETCKDANAFGFPGDDRASAFIPPAGVNTVPWIDPDNPKIWSQPSNAPQSIYPHHKNWTMGRMLAWGAMILILVPLTGVVIYGLRYYQRRQREMQQRFAGDPNDESAEPLNGMAERKPFPLRTGKPWWSWRRWTGEDDEPHYFPLSERSPRRERME, encoded by the exons ATGGTCGCCTCCGTCTTTTCCTCCGCCGCGAGGCCGCTCGGTCCCGCGGCGCTCGTCCTAGTGGGCGTGCTGCTCTGGCTCTGCGCGATCTCCGGCGCAAACGCTGAGGACACCTCCTTTTACAAATCGGTGCGTTGTGGTCTGACCCTCGTCTCCCTGCCCTCCGCGCTC AGACCCGACATCTACCCTCCCGTCTTCAAAATCGAATTAAGCAGTCCGCAGAAGCTGAGTCCCGGGTACTACTTTATCACGCCCTACGAGGCTAAGAATCCCGGCCCGTATATCTTCGATAACGATGGA GAACTCGTATGGAGTGGCTGGGGTAACTCGGGACCGGGAAATGCCCATGGCATGCACGTCTGCAAATATCAGGGCGCCGACCACCTCTGTTTCTTCCAGGGCAACCAGCAAAAGGGTTATTGtcgcggccatggcgtcATCCTCGACAATCAGTACCGCATCGTACGGTCTGTGCAGCCCGGCGGGGGAATGGCTTCGAGCGACATGCATGAATTCCGGCCTGTTGGTGATGGCAAAACTGCCCTGATGACCGTGTATCAGCAGCGCCAATTCGATATGACCCCCTGGAACATCAAGACCGGTGTCGGTTGGATGATGGAGAGCATATTCCAAGAAGTCGATGTGCAGACGAGCAAAGTGCTCTTTGAATGGCGTGCGCTCGACCATGTCGACCCTTCAATGAGTTATACGTGGCCCGGGCACACCGATACGTCCGGCACGGGATTGCATGTCACTGAACCATGGGATTATTTCCATATCAACTCGATTGACAAGAATGCCGACGGCGACTATCTGGTGTCGTCGCGCCACACCTGCGCCATCTACAAGATCTCCGGCAAGGACGGAAGTGTGATCTGGAGACTGCATGGTGGAAACCCATCGTTCAGGAACATCAATTTCAGTTTCTCGCAACAGCACGATGCACGCTGGCTCTATGAGAATGCGACGCATTCCGTGGTCTCGCTATACAACAACGGCTGGAATGGTTTCAACCAGACGCACACGTTTTCGAGCGGCATgatcatcctcatcgatCATATTGAGAATACCGCTACCCAGATACGGGACTACGGGCCTCCTAGCAATCGGATGCTGAGTTCGAGCCAGGGTAACCTCCAAATCATGCCAAACCGGAACGTTGTCATCGGATGGGGGAATAACCCGTATGTCTCCGAACATACCGAGGACGGTGAACTAGTCATGTGGGCGAAGTTTGCGACGACCACGGTCATGAATTACCGCGCTCATAAGTTCGAATGGGACGCTAACCCCTCCGATTCCCCGGCCCTATGGACTTACTCCCGCTCCGCCGATCCATTTTCGCCGACAACTTTCTATGTGAGCTGGAATGGTGCCACGCGCGTGAAGAAGTGGCGGTTCTACGGTGCAGCCAATATGACCGGTCCATATACGCTTCTCGACGAGGTTGCCAAGCGCGGGTTTGAAACCGAATACACTAACACGAGCTTCTATACCTGGACGAAGGCCGAGGCTATCGATCTCAACGGCGAGGTCCTGGCTTCTTCGGAGCGCAAGTACACCTTTGTCCCGTCGCCCGAGCTGCGCGAGTTCTGCCAGGACGAGACCTGTAAGGATGCAAACGCATTCGGCTTCCCTGGCGACGACCGCGCCTCGGCTTTCATCCCACCAGCGGGCGTCAACACCGTGCCTTGGATCGATCCCGACAACCCCAAAATCTGGTCGCAGCCATCGAACGCCCCGCAGAGCATCTACCCTCACCACAAGAACTGGACCATGGGCC GTATGCTCGCCTGGGGCGCCATGATTCTCATACTCGTTCCCCTCACGGGCGTCGTCATCTACGGCCTCCGCTACTACCAGCGACGGCAGCGGGAAATGCAGCAACGGTTCGCCGGTGATCCCAATGACGAGTCCGCCGAGCCCTTGAACGGCATGGCCGAGCGGAAACCATTCCCCCTGCGGACCGGTAAGCCCTGGTGGAGCTGGCGCCGGTGGACCGGtgaggacgacgagccgCACTACTTCCCGCTGTCGGAGCGGAGTCCCCGGCGGGAGCGGATGGAATGA
- a CDS encoding uncharacterized protein (ID:PFLUO_000947-T1.cds;~source:funannotate): protein MSMMLSDNLAPQPATDIFTDDTCIDRRKCHRTVPMKVLALGVGRTGTASLRKALERLGFTKCYHMMCASVENPPDCLMWHDALNAKYDGVGEFGRKEWDQLLGDCQAVCDWPACAFAKELIEAYPNAKVILTTRDVDPWHASVMKTVHWRMSDPEHKFVSNFSWAAGMYYPMLNKFFDTFFRGDFPNKGKEVYNDHVAEVRSLVPPERLLEYNINDGWAPLCEFLEEEVPDHPFPRGNDMADFYKRCSTRNRRQMMNSALQAFTMGGALLATGLAATMAFKRFSR, encoded by the exons ATGTCGATGATGCTCTCCGATAATCTGGCTCCTCAGCCCGCCACTGACATCTTCACCGACGACACATGCATTGATCGCCGCAAGTGCCACCGGACGGTGCCCATGAAGGTGCTGGCTCTGGGTGTTGGCCGCACTGGAACTGCTT CTCTCCGCAAGGCTCTTGAGCGCCTTGGCTTCACCAAGTGCTACCACATGATGTGCGCCTCGGTGGAGAACCCCCCCGACTGCCTGATGTGGCACGATGCCCTCAACGCCAAGTACGACGGCGTGGGCGAGTTCGGCCGCAAGGAATGGGACCAGCTGCTGGGCGACTGCCAGGCCGTGTGCGACTGGCCCGCCTGCGCCTTCGCAAAGGAGCTGATCGAGGCCTACCCTAACGCCAAGGTCATCCTGACCACCCGTGATGTTGACCCGTGGCACGCCTCCGTCATGAAGACCGTCCACTGGCGCATGTCCGACCCGGAGCACAAATTTGTTTCCAACTTCTCCTGGGCCGCCGGCATGTACTACCCCATGCTGAACAAGTTCTTCGACACCTTCTTCCGCGGTGACTTCCccaacaagggcaaggaggtCTACAACGACCACGTCGCAGAGGTCCGCAGCCTCGTGCCCCCGGAGCGTCTGCTCGAGTACAACATCAACGACGGCTGGGCCCCGCTCTGCGAGTttttggaggaggaggtccCCGACCACCCCTTCCCCCGTGGCAACGACATGGCCGACTTCTACAAGCGCTGCTCCACCCGCAACCGCCGCCAGATGATGAACTCCGCCCTCCAGGCCTTCACCATGGGCGGTGCCCTGCTGGCCACCGGTCTGGctgccaccatggccttcaaGCGCTTCTCCCGCTAA
- a CDS encoding uncharacterized protein (ID:PFLUO_000948-T1.cds;~source:funannotate): MVLSFILVQNRQGKTRLAKWYAPYSDEEKVKLKGEVHRLVAPRDQKYQSNFVEFRRSTKIVYRRYAGLFFCVCVDTNDNELAYLEAIHFFVEVLDQFFGNVCELDLVFNFYKVYAILDEVFLAGEIEETSKQVVLTRLEHLDKLE, encoded by the exons ATGGTTCTTTCATTTATCCTGGTCCAGAACCGCCA GGGGAAGACTCGGCTAGCCAAGTGGTATGCGCCGTACAGC gatgaggagaaagtAAAGCTCAAAGGCGAG GTGCACCGACTCGTCGCACCACGAGACCAGAAATACCAGTCCAACTTTGTCGAATTCCGCCGCAGCACCAAGATCGTCTACCGCCGGTACGCGGGGTTGTTTTTCTGTGTCTGCGTCGACACCAACGACAACGAGCTGGCATACCTGGAGGCCATCCATTTCTTTGTCGAGGTGCTGGACCAATTCTTTGGGAATGTGTGTGAGCTGGACTTGGTGTTTAATTTCTACAAG GTCTATGCCATTTTGGACGAGGTCTTTCTCGCGGGCGAGATTGAAGAGACGAGCAAGCAGGTCGTTCTGACCCGGCTAGAGCATTTGGATAAGCTGGAGTGA
- a CDS encoding uncharacterized protein (ID:PFLUO_000949-T1.cds;~source:funannotate): MPVYMLHGFRWPRAGFTGIRVYIVLNNLEEAAAEYLQQPLTTELLLGSFKRTQADLMPRLPELRFIEHYDPADETSNTVSQDYAYVGARVLTIPDGGEIPAGIGPGQNIEDAVEQGSGLSKDQLAALEELRDRIAPGEKIGWHLVYNGDPERWYPPSEEEEEEDEFDDVSYGSEKGEPVTEPGTPGSPRSVASRLTKFFNRLSTSTAATND, encoded by the exons ATGCCCGTCTACATGCTGCACGGCTTCCGCTGGCCCCGCGCAGGATTCACCGGCATCCGCGTGTACATCGTGCTAAAcaacctggaagaagcggcAGCCGAATACCTCCAGCAACCACTGACGACGGAACTCCTCCTCGGATCGTTCAAGCGCACGCAGGCCGACCTGATGCCTCGCCTGCCGGAGCTGCGCTTCATCGAGCACTACGACCCCGCCGATGAGACCAGCAACACCGTCAGCCAGGACTACGCGTACGTCGGCGCACGGGTGCTGACCATCCCcgatggcggcgagatcCCCGCGGGTATAGGGCCTGGTCAGAACATTGAGGATGCGGTTGAGCAGGGCTCGGGCTTGTCGAAGGACCAGTTGGCTGCGTTGGAGGAATTGAGGGATCGTATTGCGCCTGGTGAGAAGATTGGCTGGCATTTGGTTTATAATGGGGACCCGGAACGCTGGTATCCCCCttccgaagaggaggaggaagaggatgagtTTGATGATGTTAGTTATGGAAGTGAGAAGGGCGAGCCGGTCACTGAGCCGGGGACCCCGGGGTCTCCGCGGAGTGTTGCT TCTCGGTTGACCAAGTTCTTCAACCGATTGAGCACGTCTACTGCTGCCACCAACGATTGA
- a CDS encoding uncharacterized protein (ID:PFLUO_000950-T1.cds;~source:funannotate), with translation MLHLVGLGLADETDITVRGLEIVKKAERVYLEAYTSILLVDKAKLEAFYGRPVIEADRELVESGSDDILAGADQKDVVFLVVGDPFGATTHTDLVLRARELGIETRVVPNASIMSGIGCTGLQLYNFGQTVSMVFFTETWKPSSFYDRVKENVQMGLHTLVLLDIKVKEQSLENLARGRRIFEPPRYMTVAQCAAQMLETEEERKEGVYGPDSLAVGAARVGAPDQKMVVGTLQELSQVEMGAPLHSLVLLGRRTHDLERDYIRTYAVDPATFDASYQKGYGHSL, from the exons ATGTTGCACTTGGTAGGCCTAGGTCTTGCAGATGAGACCGACATCACAGTCCGCGGactggagattgtcaagaaggccgaacGGGTCTACCTCGAAGCATACACCAGTATCCTGCtggtcgacaaggccaagctC GAAGCGTTCTATGGTCGCCCGGTGATTGAGGCCGACCGTGAACTCGTGGAGAGCGGCAGCGATGACATCCTGGCCGGCGCAGACCAAAAGGACGTGGTATTCCTCGTGGTCGGCGATCCATTCGG AGCAACCACACACACCGACCTTGTCCTCCGCGCTCGCGAACTAGGCATCGAAACCCGCGTCGTGCCCAACGCCTCCATCATGTCCGGCATCGGCTGCACCGGCCTGCAGCTGTACAACTTTGGCCAAACCGTGAGCATGGTCTTTTTCACCGAAACCTGGAAACCATCCTCCTTCTACGACCGCGTCAAGGAGAACGTGCAGATGGGCCTGCACACCCTGGTCTTGCTGGATATCAAGGTGAAGGAGCAGTCGCTCGAGAACCTCGCTCGTGGGCGGCGCATCTTCGAGCCGCCGCGGTACATGACCGTGGCGCAGTGCGCGgcgcagatgctggagacggaggaggagcgcaaAGAAGGTGTGTACGGGCCGGATAGTCTGGCGGTCGGGGCGGCACGGGTGGGCGCGCCGGACCAGAAAATGGTGGTTGGGACACTACAGGAATTGTCGCAGGTGGAGATGGGGGCACCGTTGCATAGTCTGGTGTTGCTGGGGCGCCGGACGCACGATCTGGAGAGGGACTATATCCGCACGTACGCGGTGGATCCGGCGACGTTTGATGCGAGCTATCAGAAGGGGTATGGGCATAGTCTGTGA
- a CDS encoding uncharacterized protein (ID:PFLUO_000951-T1.cds;~source:funannotate): MYVMVKKPVKKKDCSETLSASSSFEILPTESEGTDTGSSIEDTGSPTESDREIMKAARRFKLDYFPGVEPDLEDERDVPYEADEESGDEGVRPWHGQPTPEQVYYLSESPSVASAQGEPGPDGNASGPGDFGQVASPHGHAFAQEDEEEEEDDESSDDDEPTHKDGDSKDDDDSSDDWAGPGLGGNAAIPEEDAQHDVPAADQAGSNRDGKSAGPNAGQPKHLKAADLIFARCFPNLGPSRGPGFRDDSGFPASEDSNADHESSDLDTDSQDSNDTQEDIRTDDETDPESFFEEMLADLIQKMMFVSGETAEPSAETTTLIEEITRQQVIEILSRSTQLATRRGVRSISTDDLIFLIRHDKAKVSRLRTFLSWKDVRKNVKDSDDKGGGDAADFAAADDTIAGGVAGPQDMAAKPKNKRAKVGLAWDVNSFYSIQVPEREDEEDEEEEEQNYATLQRLAAADERTKYMTREEYVFWSECRQASFTYRKSKRFREWAGFGIVTESKPNDDIVDILGFLTFEIVQTLTEEALKVKEREDHEKNRGGGDSENSKKRKRETGLFDPPEEGRTPIEPRHVREAYRKLQATPQKQIAMLLHNGRVPARLPLRLI, translated from the exons ATGTATGTGATGGTCAAGAAACCagtcaagaagaaagactGCTCGGAGACCCTCTCTGCTAGCTCGAGCTTCGAGATCCTGCCCACCGAGTCTGAGGGCACAGACACCGGCTCTTCGATCGAGGATACCGGCTCTCCGACTGAGAGTGACCGCGAGATCATGAAGGCTGCCCGACGTTTCAAGTTGGACTACTTCCCGGGAGTTGAGCCTGATCTTGAAGATGAGAGAGATGTCCCTTatgaggccgacgaggagtCTGGTGATGAAGGTGTTCGGCCCTGGCACGGACAACCTACCCCGGAGCAGGTCTACTACCTGTCCGAGTCTCCTTCTGTCGCCTCTGCCCAGGGTGAACCGGGCCCTGATGGCAATGCTTCTGGCCCCGGGGATTTTGGTCAGGTTGCTTCGCCCCATGGACATGCATTTGcccaggaggacgaggaagaagaggaagatgacgagagctccgatgacgacgaaCCAACTCACAAGGACGGAGATTCcaaggatgacgatgacTCTTCTGACGACTGGGCAGGCCCGGGCCTGGGTGGAAATGCGGCGATCCCAGAGGAAGACGCCCAGCACGATGTTCCTGCCGCTGACCAGGCTGGTTCGAACCGCGATGGAAAGTCGGCAGGTCCCAATGCTGGACAGCCCAAGCATCTCAAAGCTGCTGACCTCATCTTTGCACGCTGTTTCCCTAACTTGGGTCCGAGTCGCGGCCCTGGCTTTAGAGATGACAGCGGGTTTCCTGCTTCCGAGGATTCCAATGCTGACCATGAATCTTCTGATTTGGATACCGATTCCCAGGATTCTAACGACACCCAGGAAGACATCCGCACTGACGACGAGACTGACCCTGAGAGCTTCTTCGAGGAAATGCTTGCTGATTTGATCCAAAAGATGATGTTTGTCTCCGGTGAAACCGCCGAGCCGTCCGCCGAAACCACCACCCTGATTGAAGAAATCACTCGCCAGCAGGTCATCGAGATT CTGAGCCGCAGCACCCAGCTCGCTACCCGTCGCGGCGTGCGCTCGATCTCTACTGACGATCTCATCTTTCTGATTCGCCACGACAAGGCCAAAGTCTCGCGCCTGCGCACTTTCCTGTCCTGGAAGGATGTCCGCAAGAACGTCAAGGACTCAGATGACAAGGGCGGTGGCGATGCTGCCGACTTTGCCGCTGCGGATGACACCATTGCTGGCGGCGTTGCTGGTCCTCAGGATATGGCCGCCAAGCCTAAGAACAAGCGTGCTAAGGTCGGCCTTGCGTGGGATGTCAATTCCTTCTACTCCATCCAGGTCCCCGAgcgcgaggacgaggaagatgaggaagaggaggaacagAACTACGCAACCTTGCAGCGCCTTGCAGCCGCCGACGAACGCACCAAGTACATGACTAGGGAGGAGTACGTCTTCTGGTCTGAGTGCCGCCAGGCCTCCTTCACCTACCGCAAGAGCAAGCGTTTCCGCGAGTGGGCCGGCTTCGGCATCGTGACCGAGTCCAAGCCGAACGACGACATCGTCGACATCTTGGGTTTCCTCACCTTTGAGATTGTTCAGACCCTGACTGAGGAGGCTCTGAAGGTGAAAGAGCGTGAGGATCATGAGAAGAaccgtggtggtggtgataGCGAGAACTCTAAGAAACGCAAGCGCGAGACCGGTCTCTTCGATCCGCCTGAGGAAGGCCGCACTCCCATCGAGCCTCGCCACGTCCGTGAGGCCTACCGCAAGCTTCAGGCGACCCCGCAGAAGCAGATCGCCATGCTTCTTCACAACGGTCGAGTGCCAGCTCGTCTGCCTCTTAGACTG ATCTAG
- a CDS encoding uncharacterized protein (ID:PFLUO_000952-T1.cds;~source:funannotate): MSTNAAAINTSTGQHSVDPYKSQNFEDAPVAQKIEDLINFISEIKFGMLTTKQSDGDLLVSRCMALAGQENGGIDLIFHTNLFSGKMMDLTTHPRETNMSFLDPISGGWASISGSTSVLADPETVEKYYSPALKAWLGDMGDGVHDGGPTDPRIGVIRLEAKLATHVMSKKGILGRAVDTVKGAVRGDVPNINSIREITEGELAEWRGSH, translated from the exons ATGTCCACCAACGCAGCAGCCATCAACACCTCCACGGGCCAGCACTCCGTGGATCCCTACAAATCACAGAATTTCGAGGACGCGCCAGTGGCCCAGAAGATTGAGGACCTGATCAACTTCATCTCGGAAATCAAGTTCGGCATGTTGACCACCAAGCAGTCGGATGGGGATTTGTTGGTCTCGCGCTGTATGGCACTAGCCGGACAG GAAAACGGCGGCATTGACCTCATCTTCCACACAAACCTGTTCTCCGGCAAAATGATGGACCTCACTACCCACCCCAGGGAAACAAACATGTCCTTCCTCGACCCGATCAGCGGCGGCTGGGCCAGCATCTCCGGATCCACCAGCGTGCTTGCCGATCCAGAGACCGTGGAGAAGTACTACTCGCCTGCCCTCAAGGCCTGGCTGGGTGACATGGGCGACGGGGTGCACGATGGCGGGCCCACGGATCCGCGCATTGGTGTCATTCGGCTAGAGGCGAAGCTGGCGACGCATGTTATGTCGAAGAAGGGGATCTTAGGGCGTGCGGTTGATACGGTTAAGGGCGCTGTGAGGGGAGACGTGCCCAATATCAACTCTATTAGAGAGATTACGGAGGGGGAGTTGGCGGAGTGGAGGGGGAGCCATTAA
- a CDS encoding uncharacterized protein (ID:PFLUO_000953-T1.cds;~source:funannotate), protein MSKPTAGDSDTAFRKTWDKEEYAQKAADEETRRKAEGKARYEAKLLGKKYHAPVDYSALDATSARSQRLDVYSQVGKTTIVAAGSAVGKKGRGPGFYCKDCDLTFKDNLQLVEHYNSKQHLIATGQSGEVARASVAEVRERLRMLAHRKRVREEEERRAWQLDLGERLREREELESKEREEKRRKRNEKRRKGGENGVKQEDEWEGRLGIIA, encoded by the coding sequence ATGTCCAAACCCACGGCCGGCGACTCTGACACCGCGTTCCGCAAAACATGGGATAAAGAGGAATACGCGCAAAaggccgccgacgaagaaacaCGCCGCAAAGCCGAAGGCAAAGCACGATACGAAGCAAAGCTCCTGGGCAAAAAATACCATGCCCCGGTCGACTACAGCGCATTGGACGCAACGAGCGCGCGCAGTCAACGACTGGACGTGTACTCGCAAGTGGGCAAGACGACGATCGTGGCGGCGGGGTCCGCAGTGGGTAAGAAAGGACGAGGCCCCGGGTTCTACTGCAAGGACTGCGACCTCACCTTCAAGGATAATCTGCAGCTGGTGGAGCACTACAATAGCAAGCAGCATTTGATTGCGACGGGGCAGAGTGGGGAGGTTGCCAGGGCGTCTGTTGCGGAGGTAAGGGagaggttgaggatgttggcgCATCGGAagagggtgagggaggaggaggagaggagggcgTGGCAGCTTGATCTTGGGGAGAGGTTGAGGGAGCGTGAGGAGCTGGAGTcgaaggagagggaggagaagaggcggaagaggaatgaGAAGCGGAGGAAGGGCGGGGAGAATGGTGTGAAGCAGGAGGATGAGTGGGAGGGACGGTTGGGCATTATTGCTTGA